From the genome of Metarhizium brunneum chromosome 4, complete sequence, one region includes:
- the DIP5_2 gene encoding Dicarboxylic amino acid permease encodes MNSEGIYARPGKGDGNGSDPEKASIRHNQYDNVEIRGLETSPETMLHKGLKARHITMIAIGGALGTGLIVGTGKALAQAGPGSLFISYTFVGLLVFMVMAGLGEMAAWLPLSSGFTGYATRYCHPSLGFALGWCYWMKYIIVTPNQLTAASLVISFWVPRERVNPGVFVAIFLVAIVCINYFGGIKFFGEFEFWLSSFKVIVVIGIILFALIIACGGGPNHDATGFRYWNDPGAFAQLYKSGPYGALGKFLGFWSVMVNATFAYLGTELVGVTAAEAQNPRRSIPKAIKLTFYRILFFYCLSVLLVGMIVPYNHEKLAFANKQTTGASASPFVVAATIAGVSGLPHIINACICVFVFSAANSDLYIASRTLYGLASDRSAPAIFRRTDSRGVPVYALAVGTAFACLAFMVVSDDSKKVFGYFVNLTTIFGLLSWISLLVTYIYFLKARRAQNISDSVMPYVAPQGLIGTYIALFFCILILLTKNFDVFIHHDGITFDYQNFITGYLGVPLYLILLFGHMMVTKSRGVGAHEADFYAGKDIVDQEESDFLDLQKEKIAASTGWSKFYNRYVSWLF; translated from the exons ATGAATTCCGAGGGTATTTATGCCCGTCCGGGCAAGGGTGATGGCAATGGGAGCGATCCTGAGAAGGCAAGCATTCGGCACAACCAGTATGACAATGTCGAGATTCGTGGTTTGGAGACGTCGCCCGAGACCATGCTTCACAAGGGACTCAAGGCTCGTCACATCACCATGATTGCCATTGGTGGTGCTCTGGGAACTGGTCTCATTGTCGGAACTGGTAAGGCTCTTGCCCAGGCCGGGCCTGGGTCTCTCTTCATTTCGTATACCTTTGTCGGCTTGCTCGTCTTCATGGTAATGGCCGGTCTTGGTGAAATGGCTGCCTGGTTGCCCTTGAGTTCTGGTTTCACCGGCTATGCCACCCGGTACTGTCACCCTTCTCTTGGTTTCGCGCTTGGATGGTG CTACTGGATGAAGTACATTATTGTGACTCCGAATCAGCTTACGGCCGCTTCACTCGTCATTTCTTTCTGGGTACCTCGCGAGAGGGTTAATCCAGGTGTCTTTGTCGCCATTTTCCTCGTTGCCATTGTCTGTATCAACTACTTTGGAGGAATCAAATTCTTCGGCGAGTTTGAATTCTGGCTGTCCTCGTTCAAGGTTATCGTGGTGATTGGCATTATTCTTTTTGCTCTCATCATTgcctgcggcggcgggccgAACCATGATGCCACCGGCTTCAGGTATTGGAACGACCCTGGCGCTTTTGCGCAGCTATACAAATCTGGTCCTTATGGTGCCCTGGGAAAATTCTTGGGATTTTGGTCCGTCATGGTCAACGCTACCTTTGCCTATCTTGGAACTGAGCTCGTCGGTGTAACTGCCGCCGAAGCCCAGAACCCGCGTCGATCCATTCCCAAGGCTATTAAGCTTACCTTCTACCGTATCTTGTTCTTTTACTGCCTCAGCGTTCTACTCGTGGGCATGATTGTTCCTTACAACCACGAGAAGCTCGCATTTGCCAACAAGCAGACGACCGGAGCCAGCGCCAGTCCtttcgtcgtcgccgccactaTCGCCGGTGTCTCCGGCTTGCCTCATATTATCAATGCTTGCATTtgcgtcttcgtcttctctGCCGCCAACTCGGATCTTTACATTGCAAGCCGAACCCTGTACGGCCTTGCCAGTGATCGCTCTGCTCCCGCCATCTTCCGTCGCACTGACAGCCGGGGTGTTCCCGTGTATGCCCTCGCTGTCGGTACCGCGTTTGCTTGCTTGGCCTTCATGGTTGTTTCCGATGACTCTAAAAAAGTCTTTGGATACTTTGTGAATCTGACTACCATCTTTGGCCTCCTGTCTTGGATCTCTCTCTTGGTCACTTATATCTACTTTCTAAAGGCTCGTCGCGCACAAAACATTTCTGACAGCGTTATGCCTTATGTCGCCCCTCAAGGTCTCATTGGGACCTACATTGCTCTTTTCTTCTGCATCCTTATCCTCCTCACCAAGAATTTCGATGTCTTTATTCACCATGACGGCATAACCTTCGATTATCAAAACTTTATCACGGGTTATCTAGGTGTCCCTCTTTACCTGATTCTTCTATTTGGACACATGATGGTAACCAAGAGCCGGGGAGTAGGGGCGCACGAGGCCGACTTTTACGCTGGAAAGGACATTGTTGACCAGGAGGAGAGCGACTTCTTGGATCTTCaaaaggagaagattgcCGCCAGCACCGGATGGTCCAAATTTTATAACCGCTATGTATCATGGCTGTTTTAG
- the UPS2 gene encoding Protein UPS2: protein MKVFSNAVTYNYSWDEVSTANWRKYGPWNNKSEHVIAVDTLSRTVDPETGILRTERLITCKQSAPDWLKTLMGNSMDVSYVFEASYVDPARKTLTMVSQNLTWSNLVNVQEEVTYTPLGNHQTQFQQSARVTALCGGWQRIKNSIEDTLVTRFKENAVKGREGFERVLEMSRIVFAEEKARQRALL from the coding sequence ATGAAGGTCTTCTCCAACGCCGTCACCTACAACTACTCCTGGGACGAAGTATCAACCGCCAACTGGCGGAAGTACGGCCCATGGAACAACAAGTCGGAGCACGTCATCGCCGTGGACACGCTCTCCCGCACCGTCGATCCCGAGACGGGCATCCTCCGCACCGAACGCCTCATCACCTGCAAGCAGTCGGCGCCTGACTGGCTCAAGACCCTGATGGGCAACTCGATGGACGTGAGCTACGTCTTCGAGGCGTCCTACGTCGACCCGGCCCGCAAGACCCTCACCATGGTCAGCCAGAACCTGACGTGGAGCAACCTCGTCAACGTCCAGGAGGAAGTCACCTACACCCCCCTCGGCAACCACCAGACGCAATTCCAGCAGTCGGCGCGCGTCACCGCCCTCTGCGGCGGCTGGCAGCGAATCAAGAACAGCATCGAAGACACCCTCGTGACGCGCTTCAAAGAAAACGCCGTCAAGGGCCGCGAGGGATTCGAGCGCGTCCTGGAAATGAGCCGCATCGTCTTCGCCGAGGAGAAGGCCCGCCAGCGAGCCCTCCTGTAA
- the CTB5_0 gene encoding FAD-dependent monooxygenase CTB5, with product MRMLASTLALALPVWPTACLNEDERTAVQEACRELAKTLPENVHLPNSPGYNLSNTYWSARQSALHPQCFVTPRSTQNVSHVMKTLTSLKAPFSVKGAGHTAFPGGSNIQDGVTIDLAHLDQVAVSPDRKTVAVGPGNRWINVSSALDPLGLAVVGGRAASVGVSGLTLGGGQSYFSGLHGWACDNVRNFQLVLSSGRVVDANASSNADLYRALRGGGGSNYGIVTRFDLASFEQGDLWTRSLVFDGGEANRTLLPRMTGLAAEGLAADPGAHAYFVQTYDSAERRWLFLTSFFHATPPAANATPAVFDGFESVPGLVLDNALVGSVSTISRLIDEPVGQRATWWDTTVAVGSVPLFEEIGEMYKDWVVRVKEAAQTRQFTPYLVYQPITDNILEKMQQNGGNALGLYPQDGPLMMVQVSARWADAELDAVIESSASELLCEIERVARENKLLRGYVYINYAGRSQEVLRTYGNNYPWLQTIAKKWDPDGLLQRLWRGYFQLR from the exons ATGAGAATGCTAGCCTCGACACTGGCATTAGCACTGCCCGTTTGGCCAACGGCGTGCCTCAACGAGGATGAACGCACCGCCGTCCAAGAAGCT TGCCGCGAGTTGGCCAAGACTCTCCCCGAAAACGTCCACCTGCCCAATTCACCCGGCTACAACCTCTCCAACACATACTGGTCAGCTCGCCAATCGGCGCTTCACCCACAGTGCTTCGTCACGCCGCGCTCAACCCAAAATGTATCCCACGTCATGAAGACGCTCACGTCTCTCAAGGCCCCCTTCTCCGTCAAGGGCGCCGGCCACACAGCCTTccccggcggctccaacaTCCAGGACGGCGTGACCATCGACCTCGCCCACCTCGACCAAGTCGCCGTCTCCCCCGACAGGAAAACCGTCGCCGTGGGCCCCGGAAACCGCTGGATCAACGTGTCCTCGGCCCTCGACCCCCTCGGCCTAGCCGTCGTCGGAGGCCGCGCCGCCAGCGTCGGAGTCAGCGGGCTCACCCTCGGCGGCGGACAGTCCTACTTCTCCGGCCTGCACGGCTGGGCGTGCGACAACGTGCGTAACttccagctcgtcctctCGTCGGggcgcgtcgtcgacgccaaTGCCTCCAGCAACGCGGATCTGTACCGGGCCctccgcggcggcggcggctccaacTATGGCATCGTCACGCGGTTCGACCTCGCGTCCTTTGAGCAGGGCGACCTGTGGACGCGGTCCTTGGTGtttgacggcggcgaagcGAACCGGACACTTCTGCCCAGGATGACGGGCTTGGCGGCCGAGGGCCTGGCCGCCGACCCCGGGGCGCACGCGTACTTTGTCCAGACGTACGACTCGGCTGAGCGGCGGTGGCTGTTCCTCACGAGCTTCTTCCACGCGACGCCTCCTGCTGCCAATGCCACGCCGGCTGTGTTTGATGGGTTCGAGTCTGTCCCAGGTCTGGTTTTGGACAATGCCCTCGTGGGCAGTGTGTCGACGATTAGCCGGCTTATTGATGAGCCGGTTGGTCAGAGGGCTACTTGGTGGGATACCACCGTCGCGGTGGGATCGGTGCCGCTGTTCGAAGAGATTGGTGAAATGTACAAAGATTGGGTGGTCCGGGTGAAGGAGGCTGCCCAGACCAGGCAGTTTACACCCTATCTCGTGTATCAGCCCATTACGGACAACATCTTGGAAAAGATGCAGCAGAACGGGGGCAATGCTCTTGGTTTGTATCCTCAAGATGGTCCGCTCATGATGGTGCAGGTGTCGGCGCGCTGGGCCgacgccgagctggacgCCGTCATTGAGAGTTCGGCCAGTGAGCTTCTCTGCGAGATTGAACGTGTTGCGAGAGAGAATAAGCTTCTCCGGGGTTATGTCTACATCAACTATGCAGGGCGATCTCAAGAAGTACTGAGAACATATGGTAATAATTACCCATGGCTCCAGACAATAGCCAAGAAGTGGGATCCGGATGGCTTGTTGCAACGCTTGTGGAGAGGTTACTTTCAACTTCGTTGA
- the MAP21 gene encoding Methionine aminopeptidase 2-1, giving the protein MAAQVPTDALKELKVNEAAKANGKGGKPAPAGDDDDHAEDSDDDAEENAAGNGADGATGAAKKKKKRKPKKKKKNPTAQTEPPSVMVSQLFPNKSYPKGEEVEYKDENRYRTTNEEKRHLDNLNTEFLNDYREAAEIHRQVRQYAQKSIKPGQTLTEIAETIENSVRSLTGHSGLTEGDAMVAGMGFPCGLSLNHCAAHYTPNAGNKMVLQQDDVMKVDFGVHVNGRIVDSAFTVAFESKYDNLLKAVKEATNAGIREAGIDARVGEIGSVIQETMESFEVEIDGTTYPVKSIRNLTGHNILPYSIHGTKAVPIVKSNDQTKMEEGDVFAIETFGSTGNGYVRDDMEVSHYAKNADVQHVDLRLSSAKTLLNVINKNFGTLPFCRRYLDRLGQDKYLLGLNSLVNSGIVEAYPPLCDKKGSYTAQFEHTILIRPTVKEVISRGDDY; this is encoded by the exons ATGGCAGCCCAAGTTCCCACCGACGCTCTCAAAGAGCTGAAAG TGAACGAAGCCGCAAAGGCAAACGGCAAGGGCGGAAAGCCTGCGCCTgctggcgacgacgacgaccacgcAGAGGATtctgacgacgacgccgaggagaatGCTGCCGGCAACGGGGCCGATGGAGCCACTGGGGCTgctaaaaagaagaagaagagaaagcccaagaagaagaagaagaaccctACAGCCCAGACGGAGCCACCTAGCGTCATGGTGAGCCAGCTATTCCCCAACAAGAGCTATCCCAAGGGCGAGGAAGTCGAGTATAAAGACGAGAACCGTTACCGAACTACCAATGAGGAAAAACGCCACCTGGACAACTTGAACACGGAGTTTCTGAACGATTACCGCGAGGCTGCTGAGATCCACAGACAGGTTCGCCAATATGCTCAAAAGTCCATCAAGCCCGGCCAGACCTTGACCGAAATTGCCGAAACCATCGAGAATAGTGTCAGATCTCTTACTGGTCACTCTGGATTAACTGAGGGCGATGCCATGGTTGCTGGTATGGGTTTCCCGTGCGGCCTCAGCTTGAACCACTGCGCTGCACACTACACGCCCAATGCTGGCAACAAGATGGTTCTACAGCAGGATGATGTTATGAAGGTCGACTTTGGTGTCCACGTCAATGGCCGAATTGTCGACTCTGCTTTTACTGTGGCCTTTGAATCCAAATACGACAACCTGCTCAAGGCTGTCAAGGAAGCCACAAACGCTGGTATCCGCGAGGCGGGTATTGATGCCCGTGTCGGTGAAATCGGAAGTGTCATTCAGGAGACCATGGAGAGCTTCGAGGTGGAGATTGATGGCACTACATACCCCGTAAAGAGTATCCGCAACCTGACGGGCCATAACATTTTGCCTTACAGCATTCACGGTACCAAGGCCGTGCCTATAGTCAAGAGCAACGACCAGaccaagatggaagaagGTGATGTTTTTGCTATCGAGACTTTTGGGAGTACCGGTAACGGCTACGTCAGAGACGACATGGAGGTTTCGCACTACGCCAAGAACGCAGACGTCCAGCACGTTGACCTTCGCCTGAGCTCAGCCAAAACGCTGCTCAACGTGATTAACAAGAACTTTGGCACCCTACCTTTCTGCCGTCGTTACCTGGACCGCCTGGGCCAGGACAAGTACTTGCTCGGG CTGAACAGCTTGGTTAATAGCGGCATTGTCGAGGCTTACCCGCCGTTGTGTGACAAGAAGGGCTCATATACTGCTCAATTCGAGCAC ACTATCTTGATTCGGCCAACCGTGAAAGAGGTCATCAGCCGGGGAGACGACTACTAA
- the GLE2 gene encoding Nucleoporin GLE2 — protein MSGLFGTTASSAATSTVGDLKSDVALSDPPTDSISALSFSPAPNGPDFLAVASWDNKVRIYEIAQNGQSQGRHAYEHTQPVFDCDFAKDGTKIVSAGSDKNVKVCDLSSQQDIVIGTHEQPARTCRFFESGAAPMIVSGSWDKTVKYWDLRQPGQAAATVSCQERVYTMDVRDNLCVVGTADRYINVIDLRNPSKFYKTMQSPLKWQTRVVSCFTDSAGFAIGSIEGRCAIQYVEDKDSSSNFSFKCHRDPAVNNVVNVHAVNDISFHPVHGTFSTAGSDGTFHFWDKDAKHRLKGYPNVGGSITATTFNKTGSIFAYAVSYDWSKGYQHNTQNYPIKVMLHPVTGDECKPRTTLKKR, from the exons ATGTCTGGGCTATTTGGAACGACTGCGAGCTCCGCGGCGACTAGTACCGTCGGCGACCTGAAGTCAGACGTGGCCCTCAGCGACCCTCCTACCGATTCCATCTCTGCTCTTTCATTCTCGCCAGCGCCTAATGGCCCTGATTTCTTGGCCGTTGCCAGTTGGGACAACAAAGTCCGCATCTACGAAATCGCCCAGAATGGCCAGAGCCAAGGCCGACATGCATACGAGCACACACAACCCGTGTTTGACTGTGACTTTGCCAAG GATGGCACAAAGATCGTTTCGGCCGGTTCAGATAAAAACGTCAAGGTGTGTGATTTGAGTTCTCAGCAAGATATCGTCATTGGTACCCACGAACAACCAGCCCGCACGTGTCGATTCTTCGAGAGCGGTGCCGCGCCCATGATTGTGTCAGGGTCGTGGGACAAAACCGTCAAGTACTGGGACTTGAGGCAACCGGGTCAGGCCGCAGCCACGGTGTCGTGCCAGGAGCGCGTATACACGATGGATGTGAGGGACAATCTGTGCGTTGTCGGCACAGCTGACAGATACATCAATGTAATCGATCTGAGGAACCCTTCCAAGTTCTACAAGACGATGCAGAGCCCACTCAAGTGGCAGACACGAGTTGTCAGCTGTTTCACCGACTCGGCCGGCTTCGCCATTGGCAGCATCGAGGGTCGGTGTGCCATTCAATAcgtcgaggacaaggactCAAG TTCAAACTTCTCCTTCAAATGCCACCGAGATCCGGCGGTAAACAACGTCGTCAACGTCCACGCTGTCAATGACATTTCGTTCCACCCCGTCCATGGCACCTTTAGCACGGCTGGATCGGACGGCACGTTCCACTTCTGGGACAAGGACGCCAAGCACCGTCTCAAGGGATACCCTAATGTGGGAGGCAGCATCACGGCAACGACGTTTAACAAGACGGGTAGCATCTTTGCCTATGCCGTTAGTTACGACTGGAGCAAGGGCTACCAGCATAACACGCAGAACTATCCGATCAAGGTTATGCTGCACCCGGTAACGGGTGACGAATGCAAGCCAAGGACGACACTGAAGAAGCGGTAG
- the plb1 gene encoding Lysophospholipase 1, producing MAARELIVTFLNHTNEELSLVPGSVRLDHGEWMTGTPESEPPREIRAGESGMWRCKSRHVGSGMVGAVDYCICGYGEKDKISVSWDLRFVTPNKFEHKVESDEFAIRVLGGNGWPAVAVFVLAAVCAGFEHRAVPNAPDGYAPASVSCPSPRPTIRAATGLSANETTWLNLRDNNTIPALKSLLTRFNISGLDTNEYIDNIVKDIDGGNRSAVLPRIGVAVSGGGYRALMNGAGALSAFDNRTSNSTGKGQLGGLLQATTYLSGLSGGSWLVGSLFVQNFTTVDSIVLSTSGFLSTLWQFDNSILEGPAGLRVGQYYNELYQTVQDKVDAGFNTTITDYWGRALSYQLVNSTDGGPAYTFSSIANDTEFAAANSPMPIIIALERAPGQLQVPPNATVFEFNPWEMGSYDPEAAAFAPLKYVGSDFNGGTVGRTAKCFAGVDNAGFVMGTSSSLFNQAFLQIGRASGVPDVLVRALNRTLGNIGEENRDIASWPNPFYKFDGGSNINANASLLTLVDGGEALENIPLHPLTLKARQVDVIFAVDGSADTQTSWPNGTSLVATYERSTSGEETNNTAFPVVPDVNTFVNLGLNSRPTFFGCGNASAGPLIVYVPNTPYTFFSNVSTFDLSYNDSDRNQIIENGYNVATAGNGSVDGSWATCVGCAVLARSLERTGTAMPAACADCFSKHCWNGTTNSTTPSTFEPQKVIASSGGSTRGPWVPGLVVWSCGLAAALAV from the exons ATGGCCGCTCGAGAGCTCATAGTCACCTTCCTCAACCACACGAACGAAGAGCTCTCTCTTGTACCAGGATCCGTACGTCTCGACCATGGTGAATGGATGACAGGCACGCCAGAGTCGGAGCCGCCCCGCGAGATCAGGGCTGGAGAGAGCGGCATGTGGCGTTGCAAGTCGCGCCATGTGGGCTCGGGGATGGTTGGAGCTGTTGACTACTGCATCTGTGGGTATGGCGAGAAAGATAAGATTTCAGTGTCTTGGGATCTTCGATTTGTTACTCCAAACAAGTTTGAGCACAAGGTTGAGTCGGATGAATTTGCCATTCGGGTGCTGGGTGGGAACGGGTGGCCAGCCGTTGCTGTATTTGTGCTTG CAGCCGTATGCGCCGGTTTCGAGCACCGAGCTGTCCCAAACGCCCCGGATGGCTACGCCCCAGCCTCGGTGTCTTGCCCATCACCGCGACCGACGATCCGGGCTGCTACCGGCCTTTCGGCCAATGAAACAACATGGCTCAACCTCCGTGACAACAACACCATTCCGGCATTGAAAAGTCTTCTCACTCGCTTCAATATCAGCGGTCTAGATACCAATGAGTACATCGACAATATTGTCAAGGACATTGACGGTGGGAACCGGAGTGCCGTACTGCCCCGAATAGGTGTGGCCGTGTCCGGAGGCGGGTACCGGGCTCTGATGAATGGCGCAGGAGCACTTTCAGCGTTTGACAATCGAACGTCCAATTCGACGGGGAAGGGCCAGTTGGGCGGCCTGCTGCAGGCGACGACATATCTAAGCGGGCTTTCTGGGGGGAGCTGGCTCGTTGGGAGTCTGTTTGTGCAGAACTTTACCACTGTGGACTCGATCGTCTTGTCGACGAGTGGATTTCTGAGCACGCTTTGGCAGTTTGACAATTCGATTCTGGAAG GCCCGGCGGGTTTGCGTGTTGGACAATACTACAACGAGCTGTATCAGACGGTACAGGATAAAGTCGATGCCGGCTTCAACACGACCATTACCGACTATTGGGGACGAGCGTTGTCCTACCAACTCGTAAACTCAACAGACGGAGGGCCAG CGTACACGTTCTCATCCATTGCCAACGACACCGAGTTTGCGGCTGCCAACTCAcccatgcccatcatcattGCACTCGAGCGAGCCCCAGGGCAGCTTCAAGTGCCCCCCAACGCGACGGTTTTCGAATTCAACCCCTGGGAGATGGGATCCTACGAccccgaggcggcggcgtttGCGCCGTTGAAATACGTCGGGTCAGACTTCAACGGCGGCACGGTCGGCCGGACGGCCAAGTGCTTTGCGGGCGTAGACAACGCGGGCTTCGTCATGGGCACGTCGTCTTCGCTGTTCAACCAGGCGTTTCTACAGATTGGCAGAGCGTCGGGCGTCCCAGACGTGCTGGTGCGCGCGCTGAACCGGACGCTAGGCAACATTGGCGAGGAGAATCGAGACATTGCGAGCTGGCCGAACCCGTTTTACAAGttcgacggcggcagcaacatcaacgccaacgccagccTCCTCAcgctcgtcgacggcggcgaagcCCTGGAGAACATCCCCCTCCACCCGCTGACGCTGAAGGCGCGCCAGGTGGATGTCATCTTTGCCGTGGACGGCTCGGCCGACACGCAGACGTCGTGGCCAAACGGGACGAGTCTCGTGGCGACGTACGAGCGCTCGACGAGCGGCGAGGAGACGAACAACACGGCGTTCCCCGTGGTGCCCGACGTCAACACGTTTGTGAACCTGGGCCTGAACAGCCGGCCGACCTTTTTCGGGTGCGGCAACGCGTCGGCCGGCCCGCTGATTGTGTACGTGCCCAACACGCCGTACACGTTCTTCTCCAACGTGTCGACGTTTGACCTGTCCTACAACGACTCGGACCGGAACCAGATCATCGAGAACGGATACAACGTGGCGACGGCGGGCAACGGCAGCGTGGACGGCAGCTGGGCGACGTGTGTGGGCTGCGCGGTGCTGGCACGCAGCCTGGAACGCACGGGGACcgcgatgccggcggcgtgTGCGGACTGCTTCTCGAAGCACTGCTGGAATGGAACGACcaactcgacgacgccgtcgacgttTGAGCCGCAGAAGGTGATTGCGAGCTCTGGCGGGTCGACGCGGGGGCCGTGGGTGCCGGGCCTCGTGGTGTGGTCGTGcgggctggcggcggcgcttgCCGTGTGA
- the Prxl2c gene encoding Peroxiredoxin-like 2C, which produces MEASSTADSGMPTDAPPKEQHDTAPDAPVTPTAAPSPPTSKGDIATEEKESKMADDGAATAAVGAAIPTDQVAAPASKPQPAVDIDKTKPEDFDGEVTTNNVLPSAETIKSIEDYIVLDRDGKSKTFKSLYSGNNVARRVLVVFIRHFFCGNCQEYLRTLSESITPEALLQLPVSTFIVVVGCGDPALINMYIEATNCPFPLYTDPTRALFDALGMTKTLALGSKPAYMRKSMWKSALDSIGQGLRVLPKGLSLKSGDQRQVGGEFLFEPLDIVTPITTPKDERPTAMGSIEGATSGSRDLGDDGPVEEKRVTWCHRMRTTRDHAEIPELMEVLGLDAQELPVKDQDAWVKALQSRKGMGLTMASQMRKLSESKEADEV; this is translated from the exons ATGGAGGCCTCCTCCACAGCAGATTCCGGTATGCCAACCGATGCCCCGCCCAAGGAACAGCACGATACAGCTCCAGATGCACCAGTGACACCGACTGCCGCCCCATCACCTCCGACTTCAAAGGGCGACATTGCGACCGAGGAGAAAGAATCGAAGATGGCCGATGACGGGGCTGCAACCGCTGCTGTAGGGGCTGCAATTCCAACCGATCAAGTTGCCGCTCCTGCCTCTAAGCCCCAGCCGGCGGTTGACATCGACAAGACCAAACCAGAGGATTTTGACGGCGAGGTTACCACCAACAACGTGCTGCCCTCAGCCGAAACGATCAAGAGCATAGAGGACTACATTGTCCTTGACCGAGACGGCAAGTCCAAGACATTCAAGAGCTTGTATAGTGGGAACAATGTAGCGAGACGGGTGCTAGTTGTCTTCATCCGACACTTCTTCTGTGGC AACTGCCAGGAATACCTCCGCACACTCTCGGAATCAATTACCCCCGAGGCCCTCCTCCAACTCCCCGTCAGCaccttcatcgtcgtcgtgggATGCGGCGACCCGGCCCTTATCAACATGTACATCGAGGCGACCAACTGCCCATTCCCGCTGTACACCGACCCCACACGGGCACTCTTTGACGCGCTCGGCATGACCAAGACGCTTGCGCTGGGCTCCAAGCCCGCGTACATGAGGAAGAGCATGTGGAAGAGCGCTCTGGACAGCATCGGCCAGGGACTCAGGGTCCTCCCCAAGGGACTGTCTCTCAAGTCCGGGGACCAGCGCCAGGTGGGTGGCGAGTTCCTCTTTGAGCCACTTGATATTGTCACGCCGATCACGACGCCCAAAGACGAGCGGCCCACGGCCATGGGGTCGATCGAGGGCGCGACCAGCGGCAGCAGAGATCTCGGAGATGACGGGCCCGTGGAGGAAAAGAGGGTCACCTGGTGTCATCGGATGAGGACGACGCGCGACCACGCCGAGATTCCAGAGCTCATGGAGGTGCTGGGCCTGGATGCGCAGGAGCTCCCGGTCAAGGACCAGGACGCGTGGGTGAAGGCGTTGCAGTCGAGGAAGGGGATGGGGTtgaccatggccagccagaTGAGGAAGCTGAGCGAGTCGAAGGAGGCTGACGAGGTGTGA
- the ZRT1_1 gene encoding Zinc-regulated transporter 1 translates to MADAGSSFNASSVDLDNTPLVDIICYLNGSGNAYDNRLGLHIASIFVILVVSTAVTFFPVLATRIRRLKIPLSAYLFARYFGAGVIIATAFVHLLDPAYAAIGPNTCVGLTGGWSTYSWPPAIALSSAMIIFLVDFIAEYYVEKRYGLVHAEVENIITDASGANGNGAHGAHGAHGSHLHLHSADQDDRPKGARRAPAAVRSEKYDSDLEELTHLTGDSEEIHRAFQSQISAFLVLEFGVIFHSVIIGLNLGVAGGSDFNTLFPVLVFHQSFEGLGIGARLSVIPIPTRWRWLPWALCLAYGLTTPISIAIGLGLHNTYSGSSYTANVVSGVLDSVSAGILIYTGLVEMLARDFLFNPHRTNNKKRLALMLVSLYLGCGIMALVGRWA, encoded by the coding sequence ATGGCTGACGCTGGCTCTTCCTTCAACGCCAGCTCAGTCGACCTCGACAACACTCCTCTAGTCGACATCATCTGCTACCTGAACGGCAGTGGCAATGCCTACGACAACAGGCTAGGCTTGCACATTGCTTCCATTTTTGTCATTCTCGTCGTCTCGACGGCGGTCACCTTCTTCCCCGTCCTGGCAACCCGTATTCGGCGCCTGAAAATCCCCTTGTCCGCCTACCTCTTTGCTCGGTAtttcggcgccggcgtcatcATCGCGACCGCATTTGTGCATCTCCTCGACCCGGCCTACGCGGCCATCGGCCCCAACACCTGCGTCGGCCTGACGGGGGGGTGGTCGACGTACTCCTGGCCGCCGGCCATCGCCCTGTCGTCCGCCATGATCATCTTCCTCGTGGACTTCATCGCAGAGTACTACGTCGAGAAGAGGTACGGGCTCGTCCACGCCGAGGTTGAAAACATCATCACCGACGCATCCGGGGCCAATGGCAACGGCGCTCACGGCGCTCACGGCGCTCACGGCTCCCACTTGCATCTGCACTCGGCGGATCAAGATGACCGGCCGAAGGGCGCGAGACGTGCGCCCGCTGCAGTCAGGAGCGAGAAGTATGACAGCGACCTGGAGGAGCTGACGCATCTCACGGGCGATTCCGAGGAAATCCACCGCGCGTTCCAGTCGCAAATCTCGGCCTTTCTGGTGCTCGAGTTTGGCGTCATCTTCCACAgcgtcatcatcggcctCAACCTAGGCGTGGCTGGGGGCAGCGACTTCAACACCCTCTTCCCCGTCCTCGTGTTCCACCAGTCGTTTGAGGGCCTGGGCATCGGCGCTCGTCTCAGCGTCATCCCGATTCCTACGAGGTGGAGGTGGTTGCCCTGGGCGCTTTGCTTGGCCTACGGGCTGACGACGCCCATTTCCATTGCCATCGGCTTGGGACTGCACAATACCTACAGCGGCAGCTCGTACACTGCCAATGTCGTCTCTGGCGTGCTGGACTCGGTCTCGGCTGGGATTCTCATCTACACGGGGCTGGTGGAGATGCTCGCGCGCGACTTTCTCTTCAATCCGCACCGTACCAATAACAAGAAGCGTCTGGCGCTTATGCTTGTGTCGCTGTATCTTGGGTGTGGTATTATGGCTTTGGTTGGGCGATGGGCGTGA